CGACTATGGCTATATCAAGAGCCAATTAACCAAGCATGACCGCACCTACACGCAAGAAGGAAGAGCTTTCCTTTCTGTGATTTCTCGTGAACCGCATAGCTTGCAGGAACTTTCGGCAAAAGCATGCGAATACTTCGAAGATGTGGCTCCCGAAGACATTCAAGATGACATGAAGGATTTTTTAGATTCCCTAGTTGCTGACCGCTACTTAGTCTCCGCAGAAACAGCCGAAGAATGTGCTGCTAAGGATACTTTCTTTAGTTATGCTGAAAATCCGAAAACATTATTCACCTACAACTCTCAACAAAATCCTGATGACGAAAAACTCTATATCGATACGCAAGAACTTTTAGGAGACTGGTATCGCGAACATCCGCAAATTCACAGTTGCCAAATTGAAACAACGAATCGTTGTAATGAACGCTGCATTCACTGTTACATTCCGCATGAACTAAAGAATATCGTGTTACCATACGAAGTTATCGAAAGTGTTCTCAATCAGTTGCACGATTTAGGCGTTATGGGCCTTACGTTATCAGGTGGTGAATTTTTCACGCATCCCGATGCAGAAAAAATCTTACGTAAGGCTCGTGAACTTGATTTCAGTTTCTATGTGTTGTCAAACATCACTTTAATTACGCCACATATGATTGAGGTGCTTAAGGAAGTTAATCCGAGTTATGTGCAAACATCGCTTTACAGCGTTATTCCTGAAGAACATGACCATGTCACACAACTCAAAGGCTCCTGCGAAAAGACCAAGTCCGCTATTGACTCCTTGATTGCGGCGAACATACCCGTGCAAATCAGTTGCCCTGTGATGAAGACGAATTATCACACTTATAAAGATGTGTTGAAATATGCTTACGAACGAAATTGCAAGGCTCAAACTGACTTTGTAATGATGGCTCGATACGATTTTACCACGGACAATCTTGCCGAGCGCTTGACTATGGAACAAACTGAAGAATTGCTCAAGGATATTATTCAGTTTGATAAAGATTATCTTGACTTTACTGATACTCCGGTGCCGTCCGTTTCTCGCGAGGAATGGGGTAAGCGACCTTTCTGTGGTGTAGGCATGGATAACCTCTGTATTGCAAGTGACGGCATTGTGTATCCATGTAGCGGTTGGCAGGGAATGGCTTGCGGTAATGTGCGAGAACAGCCCATTAAGGATATTTGGGAAAAATCTCCGCAGCTTAACAAACTTCGTAACCTTACTAAGTCTGCTATTCCGCAATGTTACGATTGCGAAGACCGACAATTCTGTGCTCCATGTCTTGTTCGTAATTTCAACGAAAGCGGCGGTGATTATCTGAAGGTTGCTCCGCATTTCTGCAAGGCGGCTCACTTGAATCGCAAACTTGTTGTAGAAGCCAAAGCGAAAATGAAAAAACAGCACTAATTAACAGGAGTAAAAGATGAGTGTTGAATACAAGGTAAAGGAACTTGAAGCCGAAATAAAGAAATTGAAAGAAAGAGTTGATAAACTTGAACAGCAAAATCAGCCTCAAGTTCCTCCCCCCAAAGAAGATCCTCCTAATATGATGCATTATTAACGTAAGCATTGTTTTGGAATATGCTTTTCGATTTCCATGTTCACATAGGGCAATATTTTGACGACTATTACACGCCGCCACGAATACTGCGTACCTTGCGACTTGCGGGCATCACGCATTTTGCTTATTCTAGTACAAGTACTGTTGTTTCAGATGACCCCGACTTTTTGCTAGAAGAACGTGTTGCGATGCATGAACTTTCGGAAGGTCGTGCCAAGCCAATCTTGTGGGTGACGCACGATATGCTGAAACATTCGTCGAATCTTTCGTTATATATGAATGATACTGGTGGTAAAATTCGCGGGTTGAAAATTCACGGTGTGTCGGAGAAATGGTTGCCGAATGGTCGGGAACTGCAACGGGTGTTCAAAATAGCTCAGGAACGGGGCCTGTTTGTGAAACTCCATACCGGTGAATTCGAGAACTGTGAGACTGGAATGTATAGGGGAATCTGCATGAAGTTCCCAAATGTCCGTGTTGTTCTCGCCCATGGAAGACCAATTTTGCAAGCTATTGATATGTTGCGTTATTGTCCGAATACGTTTGTAGATACGTCGTTTATGCCACATAGTCATTTTCAGCAGCTTATAATCGCTGCACGACAAAATGGCTTTACTGATCGCATCCTGTTCGGTACAGACACCCCTATTCCAGGGCGTCACCTGAAAAGTTCGCTCCCGCGTCATCTGCGTAGCCGAATAGACCAGACAAGGCGAATCTCAGGCAAGGACTGGTCTAAAATTTCTTGGGAAAATGCCCAAAAGATTTTGACAACCGCATCAAAATGAACGATATATATATTGATGAGTATGGTTTTCCGCACGAAAAGTCTTCTGGCGTTTATTTTTGTCATTCTGCTGCTTTCGGGCTGCGGGCTCAGTGACGACACCCAGGAACAGCTGGAAGAGGCTGTTGGTAGGGCGGCTGCGGAAGCGCTGGACTCTGCAAAATCAAAAACGGCAAATGCCGTTGAGGAACTTTCGTCCACCATTGATGAACACGGTGGAGCTCAAGGCATTTTTGATAAAATTGTCCAATTCTTGGATGGACTATTCGGTGAATTTGAAAACGGATGCGAAAAAAAGCCTGCTAAAAAGATTGAACGCGATGCTCCTAGGACAGTTATCAAGCGCAATGCGGAACAACAGAACTATCACGATGAGGTCCTCAGCCTCACTATATTGAAGACTGCTGCCGTAAATATTGACTGCCTACGCCCCGAACTGGACTCCGCCATAAACATAGTGGTAGCCACCTATCACGAGGTCTTCAAGGACGATAATTATCGCCCGGTAATCACTAGCGGAAATGATTCCGACAAGCACGGCGAACGATCTGCCCGTTATGCCTGCGCTGCCGTAGACATCCGAATCAAGGATGTAGAAGACGTTAAGATTAGAAAGACCCTTGCAAAGGCAATCACGGAAGATCTTGGTCCCCGATACTTCGTCCTCCACGAAGACGTCGGTATGGTAAATGAACATCTGCACATTCAGCTGAAAAGCGGCTCCTACAATAGAAACGAAGTGTGGAAATAACCCCGGTTCCTGGTGCTTTTGACAGAGTTTTTTTCCCTAGTGTGACTTGGTCACAGACTTTTGGCCTCTCATTATCTAAAATATACCTGTAAACAAGAAAAAAGAGAGGTAAAACATGTCTGAAATGAATATCTCCAAAAACAACTTCGAACAAGAAGTGCTCCACTTCGACAAGCCGGTCCTGATCGATTTCTGGGCTCCTTGGTGCGGCCCTTGCCGGATGCTTTCGCCCGTGATCTCGGAGATAGCTGAGGAATACGGCGACAAGATCAAGGTCTGCAAGGTGAACGTGGACGATGAAGGCGAATTGGCAGCCTCGTTCAATGTCATGAGCATCCCGACGCTTGTGGTCGTAAAGGACGGCAAGGTGACGAATTCTGCAGTCGGTGTCCGCCCGAAGGCTCAGATTGTAGAAATGATTGGCTAATACATTTACTCCTTGGGCGCCTTTTTTGTATATTGCAAAAGAGGCGTTTTTTTATGAAAGCAGCTCCGGTTCGTTTGATTGTTCCCAGACTCCCGTTCTGGCCGAAACTTTCGGCCGAAGAACAGGCGGTAGTGTCCGAACGTGCTGTCGTCAGGCGCTTCGGCAAGGGGCAGCTCGTGAGCAGCAACAGCTCCGAATGTCTCGGAATCGTCTTTATTCTCGAAGGTGAAATCCGCGTGAGCATGACCTCGGACGACGGCCGCGAGGTTTCGTTGTACCATGCCCGCAAAGATGAAGTCTGCGTGTCTACGGCTTCGTGCGTGATTCGGCAGTTGACCTTTGATACGGCGGTGGTGGCCGAAAGGGATACTTCCCTGTTGGTGGTTCCGGCGATGGTCTGTGCGCGCCTGATGGAATCGAACGTGCATGTGCGCGCCTTTGTCTTCGAAAGTGAAACGGAACGGTTTTCGCAGGCGGTTCGTGCAATTCAGCTGATGCTGTTCAAGCGCTTTGACCAGCGGCTTGCCTCTTATTTGGTGTCGCATTTTGAAAGGAGCGGCTCCGACGAAATCCGGAAAACACAGGAAGAAATCGCCCGCGACGTGAATTCAGCCCGCGAGGTGGTGGCCCGTATGCTCCGCGAATTTGCAGATAAGGGACTTGTCGAAATCAGACGAGGCCTCATCAAGTTACACAACGTGGATGGCCTTCGCAAGATTTTGTGATGAAATCGGGCGCTTATTCTCATAAATTATCGTAAAATTCGTTCGGGGTGCAGGTCTTGCGCCCTTAACTTTTGTATTTTTGTCCCGAATTTTGTTTATAGGTAGGTTTATTCTGCGCTTTCGCTGGCTGTTTTTATTTGCTGTGTTTGTAGGGCTTGCTCAGGCCCAGCTTTTGGACATGTCCGAAATGTCCGAGAGCTATATGGTCGAAAATAAGATTCATAAGGTCAAGGTCGAAGGGACTGTCCACATGGACGATCGTGCGGTGCTCAGCCGCATCGGTATTCGCGATGGACAGAGCTATTCACCGACGGCCCTTACCGAAAAGGTTCAGTCTTCGGTGGCTTCCTTGTACAAGTCCGGGCTTTTTGACGACGTGACTGCCTGGATTGATTACGTGGGTGACGGCACCGATGTCGACCTCATTTTCAAGATTAAGGAGCTTCCCGCGCTCGATACGGCCGTTTTCGAAGGTCCGGACGAGGTCTCGGAAGAAGACCTGAAGCTGAAGACCCGCTTGATTCCGGGGCAGGTCTACAGCAAGAGCCAGCTGGAACGCGACCGTCAGGCCATTTTGGAGTACTACCGCTCCGAGGGCTATTTGCTCGCCGAAGTGGGCTACCGTGAAACTCCGGTTGACGAAAACAAGAATTTAGTGACCTTCATTGTCCGCGAGGGCGAAAAGGTCAAGGTGCGCCAGTTCGATATCCAGGGGAACGACAACGTGCCCGCCGAAGATATCATGGAACACATGGTCACGAAGCTCGACCAGTGGTGGGGCGGTGGCGAGTTCAAGGAAAACATTTTCGAGGCGGACCGCGATACGGTGTTGAACGCCATCCGTCATTTTGGTTACCTGGATGCGGAACTGACTGAATACAGCGCCGAATACCTGCCTGACTCCACTTGCCTGTTCTATCTGGGCCGGATGGTTCCGCTCGGCGAAAATCTGGAAGTCCTCTACAAACAGTTGAACCTTGCCCTGGGTGATTCTGCAACGCCCCTCTACAAGATGGCAGGCAAGCCGACCATGCAGGTAACCCACTTCTTCCGCAAGCATCGCGAAGTCGGCGAAATGCCCTGGGTGTCTAGACCTAAGGTGACGGTCAAGACCGAAGAGGACGCCTGGAACATGCTGAACGACCTGATCCGCTACGAAAGTGCCCGCAAGGAATGGCTGGATATCGTGGACGGACGCAAGTGGAAGAATCCGAAGATTGATTCGCTCCGCAAGATCAAGAAACGCTCGACTTACCAGGAAAAGCTCCTGGTCCGTTACATGATCGAGGATATGTTCCCGGCCTTGAACAAGTACGACAATATCAAGACCTCGAGTGCCATTCTGGTCCATATCCACATGATCGAAGGCCGCAAGTACTACATGGGCAGTCTGCATTTCTCGGGTAACGAAGTGCTGAACGACAAGATGCTTGCCTACGCCTTCCGTCTTGACAGCGGTGAAGTCTTTGACCAGTATAAGTACGATGCCTCCCGCAAGGCGCTTCTGGATGCCTACCGCGAAGACGGCTACCTGTTCGCCCAGTACGAGGAAACCCGTACGTTCGAGAACGATTCGATTGTGAACCTGTCCTACAAGATGACCGAAGGTCTCCCGGCTCAGATCCACAAGGTGCATATCCACGGCAATACCAAGACGAACGAGAAGGTCATCCGCCGCGAAGTCCGTCTGTATCCGGGCGATACTTATCGCCAGTCCTTGCTGGAACGTAGTTTCCGTGAAATTATGCAGCTGAACTACTTTGACATGGTCGTCCCCGACATCAAGGTAGTGGGCGAGCAGGATGTGGACCTCGACTTTACCGTGCAGGAAAAGGAAGCGGGTACCGGACAGTTCAGCTTGGGCGTGTCTTACAGCGAAAGCGACGGTATCGTGGGTACGGCGAGCGTGTCTATCCCGAACTGCTGTATGGGTGACGGCCAGGCCGCATCGTTCAGCGTGGAATACGGTGCCGACAAGAAGAGTGCTTCCGTGAGTTTCCAGGAACCGTGGTTCCTCGACAAGCCGATTACCTTGGGTACGAGCCTCAGCTACTCCTGGTGGAACATGTCCAAGTACGACGACCCCGATATTACCCGTTACGGCGGCAGCGTCTACCTGGGTAAGCGCCTCAAGTGGCCCGATGACTACTTCTACGGACAGATTGGTTACAGCTGGCTCATGAACAAGCAGGGCCCGAACATCGATGACAGTTACGTTGTCTATACCGGTGTGGAATCTGCCTTGAACTTCCGCCTGCTCCGCGACGACAAGAACCTGCCGCAGTTCCCGACCGACGGATCTCGCTACGTGCTCGATATCCAGTGGGCCGATGACGCCATCTTCAGTGACTTCAGTTTCGTGAAGACCGAACTTACGATCAAGTGGTGGTTCCCGCTGTTCCGCGACCGCCTGACGGTTGCGCTGACCAACCAGTACGGTGTAATCTTTGGCGACCAGTTGCAGTACCGCACGCTCTACACCATGGGTGGCGTGATGGGCTACGAGGGCATGATGCGTGGCTACAGCTCGGGTTCTATCGGGTACCGCCGCTTGGGCCGCAGCTACCAGTATACGGGTGTTGAACTCCAGCTCGGTCTTGTGCCGCAGACATTCTACCTGTTGCCGTTCTTCTTTGACGCCGGTAACGTGTTCGGTGAACGCTACAACCCGCGTACCAAGGTTCCGAAGCCGAGCAGGAGTCCGCTCAGCGAATGGGATCCGACGAGCCTCAAGAAGGATATCGGTTTCGGTTTCCGCGTGATTGTACCGATGCTCGGTATTATCGGCTTCGACTTTGCCTGGCCCTTGGATGTGGGTGAAACCTATAGCGGTACGCAGCGTACCGAAGTGGGTGACATGCAGTTCAACTTCGTGATCGGCCAGGGATTCTAAGGAGGCTTTATGCTTAAACGTCTGCTGATGGTTCTGGTGCTTGCGTTTGCGACCGTCTCGTTTGCCGAAGACGGGCTGCGTATTGCGCATGTGGATTCCAAGCTGATCTTTGACGGTTACAAGGGCACCAAGAAAGCCCAGGAAGAGTACGACCGCCAGGTGGCCAAGTGGGAACAGCAGGGCAACTTGCTGCAGAAGGAACTTGCCGCTATCAAGGAAAAGCTCGACAAGCAGGTGCTCATGCTCAGCGACGAAAAGAAGAACGAGCTCGAAGCCGAGTACAATAAGAAGGACCTGGAACTCAAGACCTTTATCGACCGCGTGTACGGCCGTAAGGGTGAACTGATTTCTGAAAACGAGAAGGTGAGCGCCCCGATTATTCAGCTGATTCGCAAGGCTATCAACGAAATCGCCTTGCAGGAAGGTTACGACATGGTGGTCGACCGTGCAACCGGCGCCGTGGTGTTCTGGAAAAAGGAAAACGACCTTACGCAGAAAGTGCTGGACTACCTGAACAACAGGTAGTTGTGGCGTATTTAAATTTCGTCGCCCTGGATTCCGTCGCTGCGCTCCAGAATGACAATCCTCGAGGCGTTTGCGCGGGGTGACGTTCCCTGAAACTGTCCCCTGGATTCCGTCGCGCGCTCCAGAATGACAATCTCCGAGGCGTTTGTGCGGGGTGACGTTCCTTGAAACTGTCGCCCTAGATTCCGTCGCTACGCTCCAGAATGACAATCCCCGAGGCGTTTGTGCGGGGTGACGTTCCCTGAAACTGTCATCCTGGAACCACGGAGTGGTGACGGGATCCAGAGTAGAATTTCTACTTGAACTTCCAGAATTTATAGAGATACTTTGTCGTTTGCACGGGCGTCTTCAAGAAGGCGCTCTTCTTGTATCCGCTCAAGGCGAATCCTTGCAGCACCTTGTAAAGTCCGACCTGGTCTTCGCGGTTCAGAGCGAGCAGGAACCTACGGAACTTGTATTCGAAGTCGTGCATCTTGCCGAAGTAGCCGTAGCAGCGTTTTTCGTACTGCTTCAGGAAATTGTGGCTGAGGCTAGCGGCTTCGCCGGAGGTTGCCTTGAGGCCTTGGTCGACGTATTCCGCGCAGAATCGGCCCGCCCGCATCGCGGCAGCGATGCCACCACCCGTGAGCGGGTTGGTGTGGTGGGCGGCGTCGCCCACCAGGGCGAAGCGGTCTAAAGTGTAATCCTTAAGGGTGCTGGAAACCGGCACCATTCCACCGACGGTATGGTTGATTTTTGCTCCGGGGAAAAGCTTTTCTAGCCACTCCATGGTGACTTCGAGGATGTTTCCGCTGTGCTTTCCTGCGGCGAGGAATCCGGCACCGAAATTTGTCACGTTCGATTTCTGCTTCGGGAAACTCCAGATGTATCCGTCGTTGATAAAGTCGTGACCTTGCCAGAAGGTGAGGTAGTCGGGTTTGGTCAAGAGTCCTTGCACCTGGATGTCGACGCCGGTGCAGGTCTCGCGCGGATTCTGCACGCAGTTGAGCCCGACCATGCGGCCGATGCGGCTTTCGACGCCGTCGGCGGCGATGACCATCTTCGCAAAGATTTCCTGCGTACCGGTCTCGGTGACGCTCCCGTCGCCGTTGCCTTTTCCGAGAACGACGCGGACCATTCGTCTGTCGCCCTCGACTTCGCCTACAAATTCGGCGCGGGCGCAAGTTTCAACCTGGGCCCCGTCGTCGGCAGCGAGTTTTGCGAGCCACGGGTCGAAAATTTCGCGGTTCAGCATGATGCCCGTGCTTGGCTTCGGAACTTCGATGTTCACGCCATTAGGGCCGTAAATGTAAAGGCCGTTGATAATGCTTTCGATGCAGCTTTCGTCGATCGGACCGTAAGTCTGTAGGTCCGCAAGCGTGGTGCTCGCCTCGCCGCAGCGTACCGGGAAACCGATGCGTTCCCGTTTTTCGAGGAGCAGCACCTTGTGCCCGGCCCGGGCCAGGTTGCGTGCTGCGACGGAGCCGCCAGGCCCCGCACCGATGACCACGACGTCGTAATTAGGATCAAGCATCGATGACCTCCGTCAGCATAAGCGCCCCGACCGGGCATGCCTTGACGCAAATGCTGCACTTGATGCATTTTTCGGGGTCTATCTGCAAGTCAAGCCCGTGCATGTCGAGCGCCATCTTGGGGCAAAGCCCCACGCACCCTGCACAGGCGAGGCAAACTTTTCTGTCGTGAACAAGCTTCTTCATTAAGGATGAATATAGAAAAAGAGGTATAATTCGGACTTCAGATTTCAGAATTCAGAATTATTTTGGGAAACATTTAACTTTGAAATCAGGGCCTTGTTTGTTGATATCGCAACTCCGAACTCTAAACTCTGAATTCTGAACTAATAAGTGTATTCCCCGGTCAGGCGCTTCTGGAAGTTGTCGTGGACAAGTGGCTTGTCGAAAAGGAAACCCTGTACATTGTTGCACTGGATGTTCTTGAGGAATTCGGCCTGCGTCTCGGATTCGACGCCTTCGGCGATGATTTCCTTGTTGAGCTCGTTCGCCATCTTTACCACATTGCGGATAATGACATCGTCCTTGGAATTGGGGGCGCCCACATGGTCCAGGAGCGACTTGTCGAGCTTGATGGTGGTGATGTTGAAGTCCTTGAGCACGTTCAGTGTGGAGTAGCCGGTACCGAAGTCGTCGATGGATACGGCGATTCCGTTCTCGGCCATCGTGTTCACGAATTTCATCATGGCTGCGTTATCATCGAAATCGGCCGATTCGGTCAGTTCCACTTCGACATATTTACTTGGCACGTTGTGCTTGCGAATGATGCTCAGGACGTTGTCGGCGAGTTCGGGATTGCGCAAATGGAGCTTCGAAAAATTGGTCGAAATGCGGTGCGGTTCGATGCCGACGTCAAGCCACTGGCGAATGTCGGCGCAGGCCGTCTCGAAAACATAGAAGTCCAGGTCGCAGATGGTGCCTTCGCGCTCCAGGATGGGGATGAAGTCCATCGGAGGGACGATCGTCTTGTGGCGGATCCAACGGACTAGCGCTTCCGCTCCCGTAACCTTCTTGGTGAGCAAGTCGACCTTGGGTTGGTAGAATACCACAAATTCCTTGTTGCGGATGGCGTTGTGGAATTCGTTCGAAATTTCCTTCTGGTGCATCGCGCGGACAAGCATCTCTTTGGTAAAGTAGACGATGTCGCGAGTCTTGATGGCTCTTGCGGCCTGTAGGGACATGGCGGCGTTGTTCAGGGCGTCGTGAATTTCGACATTGTTTTCGACGGGGTAGACCCCCATTCGCGCCTGGATGCGGATGTTTACGGGCTTGGACCCTTGACTAAGCGTCATTTCGCAGTTGCTGAATCTGGAAATGAACTCTTCTTGGCGTTCCTTCTTGATGAGCGCGAAGAAATTGTCGCCGCCGAGTCGTGCGATGAGTTCCTTTTCATTGATGAATTGGGAAATTTTGCTGACGTACATCTTGAGGGCGAGGTCGCCCTGCTGGCTGCTGGTTGACTTGTTGACGTACTTGAAATTTTTCAGGTTGATGAACGTGGCCGCGTAGCTAGGGAGGTCCCCGCCGATAACCTGCTGGCTGAACATGAATATGCCGGCTTGGTTGAAGGCCCCGGTCATGGGGTCGGAAATGGCAGACTTGCGG
This genomic stretch from Fibrobacter sp. UWH4 harbors:
- a CDS encoding OmpH family outer membrane protein, with the translated sequence MLKRLLMVLVLAFATVSFAEDGLRIAHVDSKLIFDGYKGTKKAQEEYDRQVAKWEQQGNLLQKELAAIKEKLDKQVLMLSDEKKNELEAEYNKKDLELKTFIDRVYGRKGELISENEKVSAPIIQLIRKAINEIALQEGYDMVVDRATGAVVFWKKENDLTQKVLDYLNNR
- a CDS encoding amidohydrolase family protein; amino-acid sequence: MLFDFHVHIGQYFDDYYTPPRILRTLRLAGITHFAYSSTSTVVSDDPDFLLEERVAMHELSEGRAKPILWVTHDMLKHSSNLSLYMNDTGGKIRGLKIHGVSEKWLPNGRELQRVFKIAQERGLFVKLHTGEFENCETGMYRGICMKFPNVRVVLAHGRPILQAIDMLRYCPNTFVDTSFMPHSHFQQLIIAARQNGFTDRILFGTDTPIPGRHLKSSLPRHLRSRIDQTRRISGKDWSKISWENAQKILTTASK
- a CDS encoding GGDEF domain-containing phosphodiesterase → MEISLWNGTYLDFRSKLLGSIYNTDEIFGIMARNITNLAFQANIGYIHCIYYVPVSQFAPNGLSGEFTAYHDKNRLPAIPSTTDFSETMSTGEQGSFTFQAHPIDGHSFTDFEKQLVQLLSWDFFIISGRAHLIGNTRKSAISDPMTGAFNQAGIFMFSQQVIGGDLPSYAATFINLKNFKYVNKSTSSQQGDLALKMYVSKISQFINEKELIARLGGDNFFALIKKERQEEFISRFSNCEMTLSQGSKPVNIRIQARMGVYPVENNVEIHDALNNAAMSLQAARAIKTRDIVYFTKEMLVRAMHQKEISNEFHNAIRNKEFVVFYQPKVDLLTKKVTGAEALVRWIRHKTIVPPMDFIPILEREGTICDLDFYVFETACADIRQWLDVGIEPHRISTNFSKLHLRNPELADNVLSIIRKHNVPSKYVEVELTESADFDDNAAMMKFVNTMAENGIAVSIDDFGTGYSTLNVLKDFNITTIKLDKSLLDHVGAPNSKDDVIIRNVVKMANELNKEIIAEGVESETQAEFLKNIQCNNVQGFLFDKPLVHDNFQKRLTGEYTY
- a CDS encoding NAD(P)/FAD-dependent oxidoreductase produces the protein MLDPNYDVVVIGAGPGGSVAARNLARAGHKVLLLEKRERIGFPVRCGEASTTLADLQTYGPIDESCIESIINGLYIYGPNGVNIEVPKPSTGIMLNREIFDPWLAKLAADDGAQVETCARAEFVGEVEGDRRMVRVVLGKGNGDGSVTETGTQEIFAKMVIAADGVESRIGRMVGLNCVQNPRETCTGVDIQVQGLLTKPDYLTFWQGHDFINDGYIWSFPKQKSNVTNFGAGFLAAGKHSGNILEVTMEWLEKLFPGAKINHTVGGMVPVSSTLKDYTLDRFALVGDAAHHTNPLTGGGIAAAMRAGRFCAEYVDQGLKATSGEAASLSHNFLKQYEKRCYGYFGKMHDFEYKFRRFLLALNREDQVGLYKVLQGFALSGYKKSAFLKTPVQTTKYLYKFWKFK
- a CDS encoding radical SAM/SPASM domain-containing protein, with the translated sequence MFYRQSRDTFIRSIGDYGYIKSQLTKHDRTYTQEGRAFLSVISREPHSLQELSAKACEYFEDVAPEDIQDDMKDFLDSLVADRYLVSAETAEECAAKDTFFSYAENPKTLFTYNSQQNPDDEKLYIDTQELLGDWYREHPQIHSCQIETTNRCNERCIHCYIPHELKNIVLPYEVIESVLNQLHDLGVMGLTLSGGEFFTHPDAEKILRKARELDFSFYVLSNITLITPHMIEVLKEVNPSYVQTSLYSVIPEEHDHVTQLKGSCEKTKSAIDSLIAANIPVQISCPVMKTNYHTYKDVLKYAYERNCKAQTDFVMMARYDFTTDNLAERLTMEQTEELLKDIIQFDKDYLDFTDTPVPSVSREEWGKRPFCGVGMDNLCIASDGIVYPCSGWQGMACGNVREQPIKDIWEKSPQLNKLRNLTKSAIPQCYDCEDRQFCAPCLVRNFNESGGDYLKVAPHFCKAAHLNRKLVVEAKAKMKKQH
- a CDS encoding Crp/Fnr family transcriptional regulator, which codes for MKAAPVRLIVPRLPFWPKLSAEEQAVVSERAVVRRFGKGQLVSSNSSECLGIVFILEGEIRVSMTSDDGREVSLYHARKDEVCVSTASCVIRQLTFDTAVVAERDTSLLVVPAMVCARLMESNVHVRAFVFESETERFSQAVRAIQLMLFKRFDQRLASYLVSHFERSGSDEIRKTQEEIARDVNSAREVVARMLREFADKGLVEIRRGLIKLHNVDGLRKIL
- a CDS encoding outer membrane protein assembly factor, with amino-acid sequence MSEMSESYMVENKIHKVKVEGTVHMDDRAVLSRIGIRDGQSYSPTALTEKVQSSVASLYKSGLFDDVTAWIDYVGDGTDVDLIFKIKELPALDTAVFEGPDEVSEEDLKLKTRLIPGQVYSKSQLERDRQAILEYYRSEGYLLAEVGYRETPVDENKNLVTFIVREGEKVKVRQFDIQGNDNVPAEDIMEHMVTKLDQWWGGGEFKENIFEADRDTVLNAIRHFGYLDAELTEYSAEYLPDSTCLFYLGRMVPLGENLEVLYKQLNLALGDSATPLYKMAGKPTMQVTHFFRKHREVGEMPWVSRPKVTVKTEEDAWNMLNDLIRYESARKEWLDIVDGRKWKNPKIDSLRKIKKRSTYQEKLLVRYMIEDMFPALNKYDNIKTSSAILVHIHMIEGRKYYMGSLHFSGNEVLNDKMLAYAFRLDSGEVFDQYKYDASRKALLDAYREDGYLFAQYEETRTFENDSIVNLSYKMTEGLPAQIHKVHIHGNTKTNEKVIRREVRLYPGDTYRQSLLERSFREIMQLNYFDMVVPDIKVVGEQDVDLDFTVQEKEAGTGQFSLGVSYSESDGIVGTASVSIPNCCMGDGQAASFSVEYGADKKSASVSFQEPWFLDKPITLGTSLSYSWWNMSKYDDPDITRYGGSVYLGKRLKWPDDYFYGQIGYSWLMNKQGPNIDDSYVVYTGVESALNFRLLRDDKNLPQFPTDGSRYVLDIQWADDAIFSDFSFVKTELTIKWWFPLFRDRLTVALTNQYGVIFGDQLQYRTLYTMGGVMGYEGMMRGYSSGSIGYRRLGRSYQYTGVELQLGLVPQTFYLLPFFFDAGNVFGERYNPRTKVPKPSRSPLSEWDPTSLKKDIGFGFRVIVPMLGIIGFDFAWPLDVGETYSGTQRTEVGDMQFNFVIGQGF
- the trxA gene encoding thioredoxin is translated as MSEMNISKNNFEQEVLHFDKPVLIDFWAPWCGPCRMLSPVISEIAEEYGDKIKVCKVNVDDEGELAASFNVMSIPTLVVVKDGKVTNSAVGVRPKAQIVEMIG
- a CDS encoding DUF362 domain-containing protein, which gives rise to MKKLVHDRKVCLACAGCVGLCPKMALDMHGLDLQIDPEKCIKCSICVKACPVGALMLTEVIDA